In Helianthus annuus cultivar XRQ/B chromosome 3, HanXRQr2.0-SUNRISE, whole genome shotgun sequence, a single window of DNA contains:
- the LOC118490305 gene encoding uncharacterized protein LOC118490305 isoform X1, which yields MAESLIDLEQVLRIRSKQQEKLTSQEANFLMAWKGNTLQQLTVGACAGGALAWSVTGNLNRMLRINLAGGAAALTAAWRFKRSVNSCIEQILSMDGSRMQRELANIILKRYPNHPVTTKLISKRFYCENVFDDSASDIPKLRWRFRNTFVESPPHPQTTDNHESHVDDDDDAKIGPELKPVPMNSGFVAMENPFDCVFGLPPSVEEIRRPVTAKSPRKHNNRKQRRSQRRHHAHHQDDYS from the exons ATGGCGGAATCCCTAATTGATCTCGAACAAGTTCTCCGCATCCGCTCTAAGCAG CAGGAGAAGTTGACAAGTCAAGAAGCAAACTTTCTTATGGCTTGGAAGGGAAATACACTTCAGCAGCTCACTGTAGGTGCATGCGCTGGTGGAGCACTTGCATGGTCAG TCACAGGAAACCTTAATAGAATGCTTCGCATCAATCTTGCAGGAG GAGCTGCTGCTTTGACCGCAGCATGGAGATTTAAGCGATCGGTTAATTCATGCATTGAACAAATTCTTTCCATGGATGGAAGTCGGATGCAACGAGAATTGGCAAATAT AATACTGAAAAGGTACCCAAATCATCCAGTGACAACAAAGCTTATATCCAAACGTTTCTACTGTGAGAATGTCTTCGACGATTCAGCATCCGACATACCAAAATTAAGGTGGCGTTTCCGTAATACCTTTGTTGAAAGTCCACCTCATCCCCAAACGACAGATAATCATGAATCccatgttgatgatgatgatgatgccaaAATCGGTCCAGAACTCAAGCCAGTTCCC ATGAATAGCGGGTTTGTTGCAATGGAAAACCCTTTTGATTGCGTTTTTGGACTTCCACCAAGTGTAGAGGAAATTCGACGCCCTGTCACTGCTAAATCACCTAGAAAACATAATAACCGCAAACAGAGAAGATCTCAGCGCAGGCATCACGCCCACCACCAAGATGATTATTCGTaa
- the LOC118490305 gene encoding uncharacterized protein LOC118490305 isoform X2 has translation MAESLIDLEQVLRIRSKQEKLTSQEANFLMAWKGNTLQQLTVGACAGGALAWSVTGNLNRMLRINLAGGAAALTAAWRFKRSVNSCIEQILSMDGSRMQRELANIILKRYPNHPVTTKLISKRFYCENVFDDSASDIPKLRWRFRNTFVESPPHPQTTDNHESHVDDDDDAKIGPELKPVPMNSGFVAMENPFDCVFGLPPSVEEIRRPVTAKSPRKHNNRKQRRSQRRHHAHHQDDYS, from the exons ATGGCGGAATCCCTAATTGATCTCGAACAAGTTCTCCGCATCCGCTCTAAGCAG GAGAAGTTGACAAGTCAAGAAGCAAACTTTCTTATGGCTTGGAAGGGAAATACACTTCAGCAGCTCACTGTAGGTGCATGCGCTGGTGGAGCACTTGCATGGTCAG TCACAGGAAACCTTAATAGAATGCTTCGCATCAATCTTGCAGGAG GAGCTGCTGCTTTGACCGCAGCATGGAGATTTAAGCGATCGGTTAATTCATGCATTGAACAAATTCTTTCCATGGATGGAAGTCGGATGCAACGAGAATTGGCAAATAT AATACTGAAAAGGTACCCAAATCATCCAGTGACAACAAAGCTTATATCCAAACGTTTCTACTGTGAGAATGTCTTCGACGATTCAGCATCCGACATACCAAAATTAAGGTGGCGTTTCCGTAATACCTTTGTTGAAAGTCCACCTCATCCCCAAACGACAGATAATCATGAATCccatgttgatgatgatgatgatgccaaAATCGGTCCAGAACTCAAGCCAGTTCCC ATGAATAGCGGGTTTGTTGCAATGGAAAACCCTTTTGATTGCGTTTTTGGACTTCCACCAAGTGTAGAGGAAATTCGACGCCCTGTCACTGCTAAATCACCTAGAAAACATAATAACCGCAAACAGAGAAGATCTCAGCGCAGGCATCACGCCCACCACCAAGATGATTATTCGTaa
- the LOC110912139 gene encoding serine/threonine-protein kinase STY13 — MGSIRENHILGDSNMSASTKDMLFRADQIDLKSLDVHLEKHLSRAWSRNVDTNGPKEPWEIDLAKLEIKNLIARGTYGTVYRGTYDDLDVAVKLLDWGEDDMATSTELASLRASFRQEVAVWHHLDHPNVTRFVGASMGTSNLRIPEKTSSDGPTDKLPSKACCVVVEYISGGTLKGLLYKNRRRKLPYKVVIQLAMDLARGLSYLHSKKIVHRDVKAENMLLDTHRNLKIADFGVARVEAQNPRDMTGETGTLGYMAPEVLQGKPYNRKCDVYSFGVCLWETYCCDLPYPFLSFSEVSSAVVRHNLRPEIPRCCPSSLVNIMRKCWDANPDKRPEMDEVVKLLEAIDTSKGGGMIPEDQATGCFCFGQIRGP, encoded by the exons ATGGGAAGTATTAGAGAGAATCATATTTTGGGGGACAGCAACATGTCTGCAAGCACCAAAGACATGTTGTTTAGAGCTGATCAAATTGATCTCAAAAGCTTGGATGTGCATCTAGAGAAACATTTGAGTCGAGCTTGGTCAAGAAATGTAGATACTAATGGACCAAAAGAACCATGGGAGATTGATTTGGCTAAGTTGGAAATAAAGAATCTTATTGCTCGAGGAACATATGGTACCGTTTATCGTGGCACTTATGATGACCTAGATGTTGCTG TGAAACTATTGGATTGGGGTGAGGATGATATGGCAACTAGTACGGAACTGGCTTCTTTAAGAGCATCATTCCGGCAAGAAGTTGCTGTTTGGCACCATTTAGACCATCCAAATGTTACTCGT TTTGTGGGTGCTTCGATGGGAACATCGAATCTTAGGATACCTGAGAAAACCTCAAGCGATGGTCCGACTGATAAACTTCCATCAAAGGCATGTTGTGTGGTTGTCGAGTATATCTCAGGTGGGACATTAAAAGGGTTGTTGTACAAGAATAGGAGGAGGAAGCTCCCTTATAAAGTTGTTATTCAACTTGCTATGGATCTAGCTAGAGG ATTGAGCTACCTCCATTCAAAGAAGATTGTACACCGCGATGTGAAAGCTGAAAATATGTTGCTAGATACTCATCGAAACCTAAAAATTGCAGACTTTGGTGTTGCCCGTGTTGAAGCTCAAAATCCTAGAGACATGACGGGTGAAACTGGAACACTAGGTTATATGGCTCCTGAG GTTCTTCAAGGAAAGCCTTATAACAGAAAGTGTGATGTATACAGCTTTGGTGTATGTTTATGGGAAACCTATTGTTGTGATCTGCCATACCCATTTCTTAGTTTTTCTGAAGTTTCCTCTGCAGTTGTTCGACAC AATCTGAGGCCAGAGATACCAAGATGCTGCCCAAGTTCTTTAGTAAACATAATGAGAAAATGTTGGGATGCAAATCCGGACAAGCGGCCAGAGATGGATGAAGTTGTGAAGTTACTAGAAGCCATTGATACCAGCAAAGGCGGAGGTATGATACCCGAAGATCAAGCTACTGGTTGTTTCTGCTTCGGCCAAATTCGAGGCCCGTGA
- the LOC110902425 gene encoding dnaJ homolog subfamily C member 17: MEVFVDHYIVLGLPSGEEGIKTSEKEITKAYRSKALKLHPDKSHDNPDAVNDFQRLQSSYEILKDENSRRDFDADLLIRIRQQKVKENRRRKMSEREERSYRTTMARVEEIKIMNMMHEREEIDRVRMMSAMEESKRMRRRYIPDDKTRARLMNNLMR, from the coding sequence ATGGAAGTTTTTGTTGATCATTACATTGTTCTTGGATTGCCATCTGGAGAAGAAGGAATCAAGACTTCGGAGAAAGAGATAACGAAAGCATACCGATCAAAGGCTTTGAAATTGCATCCAGACAAGAGCCATGATAACCCTGATGCTGTCAATGATTTTCAAAGGCTGCAATCATCTTATGAAATCCTTAAGGATGAAAACAGTAGGAGAGATTTTGACGCTGATCTCTTGATTCGTATACGACAACAAAAGGTTAAAGAAAACCGTAGGAGGAAGATGTCTGAGCGTGAAGAAAGAAGTTATCGGACGACAATGGCTAGAGTTGAAGAAATAAAGATCATGAATATGATGCATGAACGTGAAGAAATAGATCGTGTCAGAATGATGTCTGCTATGGAAGAAAGTAAGCGTATGAGAAGGAGGTATATTCCTGATGACAAAACGCGTGCTCGGTTGATGAATAATTTGATGAGGTAA
- the LOC110887361 gene encoding uncharacterized protein LOC110887361: MKGYVVGSGDPINLVNVYAPQSTAAKLSLWNELAGIIDPSVGLWVLSGDFNAVRSSDERKNSNFKPACAENFNNFIFSSDLHEYPMQGRKFTCIRDNGKKLSKLDRFLVCSDFFIKWPSACVRVLASQFSDHCPILLELVDLKFGPKPFRVYNSWIGKPGYEDAVKEALVGFDSFDPSDSCLTAKFARIRAQLKIWRDKFLAKESELEKTALAELETLESDMENRELSEDEEWSLVENKNLIKETEIRRNLDIKQRARLRWAVDGDENSKFFHALVNNRKIVNAIHGLSIDGVWCTKSAKIKHKVLSFFRDRFKEPASVRPDLLLSWY, translated from the coding sequence ATGAAAGGCTATGTGGTTGGTAGTGGAGATCCTATTAACCTGGTTAACGTATATGCTCCGCAAAGTACAGCTGCTAAGCTTAGTCTGTGGAATGAGTTAGCTGGGATTATTGATCCTTCTGTTGGTCTTTGGGTTCTATCGGGTGATTTTAACGCAGTTCGGTCCTCTGATGAAAGAAAAAATTCTAATTTTAAGCCGGCTTGTGCGGAGAATTTCAATAATTTCATTTTTTCCAGCGATTTGCACGAGTATCCTATGCAAGGGAGGAAGTTTACTTGCATTAGGGATAATGGCAAGAAATTAAGTAAATTGGATCGCTTTTTGGTTTGTTCGGATTTCTTCATCAAATGGCCGTCAGCGTGTGTTCGAGTTCTGGCTAGTCAGTTCTCTGATCACTGCCCTATTTTGCTTGAGCTGGTGGATCTGAAATTCGGACCTAAACCGTTCAGGGTCTATAACTCGTGGATTGGTAAGCCAGGGTACGAGGATGCAGTCAAAGAAGCTTTGGTGGGTTTTGATTCTTTTGATCCTTCGGATTCTTGTCTCACAGCTAAGTTTGCTCGGATTAGGGCCCAGTTAAAAATTTGGAGGGATAAGTTCCTTGCTAAGGAAAGTGAACTTGAAAAAACAGCTTTGGCTGAATTGGAGACTTTGGAATCCGATATGGAGAATAGGGAATTGTCGGAGGATGAGGAATGGTCATTGGTGGAAAATAAGAACCTCATCAAAGAGACGGAGATTAGGAGAAATTTGGATATTAAACAACGAGCTCGGTTAAGGTGGGCGGTCGATGGGGACGAGAACTCCAAGTTCTTtcatgctttggtaaataacagGAAAATAGTCAATGCGATTCACGGACTTTCCATTGATGGTGTGTGGTGCACTAAATCGGCAAAAATCAAACATAAAGTTCTTTCGTTTTTTCGCGATAGATTCAAGGAACCGGCTTCGGTTAGACCTGATCTTCTTTTGTCGTGGTATTAA